The proteins below come from a single Myxococcales bacterium genomic window:
- the rpmJ gene encoding 50S ribosomal protein L36 translates to MKVRASVRKMCDKCKIIRRKGVVRVICENPKHKQRQG, encoded by the coding sequence ATGAAGGTTCGGGCATCGGTCCGCAAGATGTGTGACAAGTGCAAAATCATTCGCCGCAAGGGCGTCGTGCGCGTGATCTGCGAAAACCCCAAGCACAAACAGCGACAGGGATAG
- the map gene encoding type I methionyl aminopeptidase, translating to MNYAENIPIRSRREIERMRESSRHVAEILLVLREMAVPGLKTADFNLKAEEMIEERGLISSFFGYGPGGLPPYPATVCVSLNEEIVHGIPGSRELRKGDILSLDFGIICQGFHGDSAVTVPIGPISEEAESLLEVTLECLNLGIEQMVPGKRLSDIGHAVETRADAAGYSVVRQFVGHGIGRQLHEPPQIPNYGRPGRGPRLLPGMVFAVEPMVNVGTEKVRMLEDEWTAVTADGGLSGHFEHTVLITENGPEVLTRIEGSH from the coding sequence ATGAATTACGCAGAAAACATCCCGATTCGCAGCCGCCGAGAGATCGAGCGTATGCGGGAGTCGAGCCGACACGTTGCTGAGATCCTCCTGGTGTTGCGAGAAATGGCCGTGCCGGGGCTCAAGACAGCCGACTTCAACCTCAAGGCGGAGGAGATGATCGAAGAGCGTGGGCTTATCTCCTCATTTTTCGGATATGGGCCCGGTGGGCTCCCGCCGTATCCGGCGACGGTTTGCGTCTCGCTGAACGAAGAAATCGTGCATGGAATTCCGGGGTCGCGAGAACTTCGAAAAGGCGACATACTGAGCCTCGATTTTGGGATTATTTGTCAGGGATTTCACGGGGATTCGGCGGTCACGGTGCCGATCGGCCCGATAAGCGAAGAAGCGGAATCGCTGCTCGAGGTGACCCTCGAGTGTCTCAATCTCGGGATCGAGCAGATGGTGCCCGGTAAGCGATTGTCGGATATCGGCCACGCAGTGGAAACTCGGGCCGATGCTGCGGGCTACTCGGTGGTCCGTCAGTTTGTCGGTCACGGAATTGGACGTCAACTTCACGAACCGCCGCAGATCCCGAATTACGGACGCCCGGGGCGCGGCCCTCGATTGCTGCCCGGAATGGTCTTCGCGGTCGAACCGATGGTGAACGTTGGAACAGAAAAGGTTCGCATGCTCGAAGACGAGTGGACGGCGGTGACCGCGGACGGCGGTTTGTCGGGACATTTCGAGCACACGGTGCTGATCACGGAGAATGGGCCAGAGGTTTTGACCCGAATCGAAGGTTCGCACTGA
- a CDS encoding adenylate kinase, which yields MRILLLGAPGAGKGTQASVLIERLSILHVSTGDMLRKAVADGTEIGLKAKAVMDAGQLVSDDIVIAIAEERLGQPDAVKGFVLDGFPRTRAQAEALDNMLNKLGTPLERCVAVTVEPEAVVQRLLKRAELEGRRDDNEETIRERMRVYDAQTAPLLEFYRNSGILSEVDGMGTVEEVSARVETALSGP from the coding sequence ATGCGCATCCTGCTACTTGGAGCTCCGGGCGCCGGAAAGGGCACTCAGGCATCCGTGCTGATCGAACGCCTGAGCATTCTGCATGTTTCAACGGGGGACATGCTTCGCAAGGCCGTCGCCGACGGAACCGAGATCGGTCTCAAAGCCAAGGCAGTGATGGACGCAGGCCAGCTCGTCAGCGACGACATCGTGATCGCGATTGCCGAGGAGCGCCTGGGGCAGCCCGACGCTGTCAAGGGATTCGTGCTCGACGGTTTTCCGCGCACCCGGGCCCAGGCCGAAGCGCTCGACAACATGCTCAACAAACTCGGAACACCGCTCGAGCGCTGCGTCGCCGTGACGGTCGAACCCGAGGCTGTGGTCCAGCGACTTCTCAAGCGCGCTGAGCTCGAGGGACGCAGGGACGACAACGAAGAGACCATCCGCGAACGGATGCGCGTCTACGACGCCCAGACCGCACCCTTGCTCGAGTTCTACAGAAACAGCGGCATCCTGTCGGAAGTGGATGGCATGGGAACGGTGGAGGAGGTTTCGGCGCGAGTCGAAACCGCATTGTCGGGCCCATGA
- the rpsM gene encoding 30S ribosomal protein S13, with protein MARIAGIDLPRNKRIEISLTYIYGVGRKTALKICGLTDIDPGTKTDHLNESEVIKLREVIERDFIVEGDLRRSVNQNIKVLMDIGCYRGLRHRRGLPVRGQRTHTNARTRKGPRKTVAGKKKA; from the coding sequence ATGGCACGAATCGCGGGTATCGATTTGCCCCGCAACAAGAGGATCGAGATCTCTCTCACGTATATCTACGGAGTCGGGCGCAAGACGGCTCTGAAGATCTGCGGGCTCACGGATATCGATCCGGGGACGAAGACCGATCACCTCAATGAGTCGGAGGTGATCAAGCTTCGCGAGGTGATCGAGCGAGACTTCATTGTCGAGGGCGATCTCCGGAGAAGCGTCAACCAGAACATCAAGGTTTTGATGGACATCGGTTGCTATCGCGGATTGCGCCATCGCCGGGGGCTCCCCGTTCGCGGGCAGCGCACGCACACAAATGCTCGAACACGCAAGGGGCCGCGCAAGACGGTCGCCGGAAAGAAGAAGGCTTAG